The following are encoded together in the Thunnus maccoyii chromosome 18, fThuMac1.1, whole genome shotgun sequence genome:
- the cbx1a gene encoding chromobox protein homolog 1a isoform X2 — translation MNLCTRNVLPIPAIPLVRTVLTGPLEPPSVDVKLATVAGKKGKKAEEEEQPAAPEAVPEAAATTAPAAAEPAEEEEEEEYVVEKVLDRRVVKGKAEFLLKWKGFSDEDNTWEPEENLDCPDLIAEFMSKYKEKEEKKKEGKRKATSEATKEPEERGSKRKKEEGEKARGFGRGLQPERIIGATDSSGELMFLMKWKNSDEADLVPAKEANVKCPQVVISFYEERLTWHSYPTEEEEKKEEEKKD, via the exons ATGAACTTGTGCACCAGGAATGTTTTGCCGATTCCTGCAATCCCACTGGTCAGGACTGTTCTTACTG GTCCACTAGAGCCGCCCTCAGTAGACGTCAAGCTGGCGACCGTAGCAGGAAAGAAGGGCAAgaaggctgaggaggaggagcagcctGCAGCACCTGAGGCGGTGcctgaagcagcagcaacaacagcaccagcagctgcagaaccagcagaggaggaggaagaagaggagtaTGTGGTGGAGAAGGTTTTGGACCGCCGAGTGGTGAAGGGCAAAGCGGAGTTTCTGCTGAAATGGAAGGGGTTCTCAGA TGAGGACAATACATGGGAGCCAGAGGAGAACCTGGACTGCCCCGACCTTATCGCTGAGTTTATGTCGAAAtacaaagagaaggaggagaaaaagaaggagggcAAAAGGAAAGCCACGAGTGAGGCCACAAAGGAACCTGAAGAGAGGGGGAgcaagaggaagaaggaagag GGTGAGAAGGCCAGAGGTTTTGGCAGAGGTCTGCAGCCAGAGAGAATCATTGGTGCGACGGACTCCAGTGGAGAGCTCATGTTCCTCATGAAGTG GAAGAACTCAGACGAGGCCGACCTTGTGCCGGCCAAAGAGGCCAACGTCAAATGTCCCCAGGTGGTCATCTCTTTCTATGAGGAGCGCCTCACCTGGCACTCTTACCccacggaggaggaggagaagaaggaggaggagaaaaaagactAG